In the genome of Thermococcus sp. MV5, the window GGAACTTTTTGAGTTTCCCTTTTATCCCCATAACATCAGCAAATGCCTCAAGAGGAGCTAGGGTTCCAGACATGAAAATTGCAGATTGAACGTTTTTCACAAAATTCAGGGCCTTTGAAGGATCTAAAGCAACAAGTTCAAGAGAGAACCCTTTATCACGACTCATCAAGAATAAATAATCCTCTTTACCGATAAGTGCAAACCATAAAAGGAGAAACTCCCCTACTCTCCCCACATAACTTCTTGGGGGAAGGTTTCGCTCAATCTTGTCCTCTCTTATTGCATCTCCTGCCTTTACCATCTGATCTAAAATTCTAACAAGTTGTTTTTCATTTATCCTCAAAACATCAAAAACATGATAAAATATACTCTCAGGTATTATTGGAACCTCATCAACTTTCATGTCTTTTAGTTTTTCCTGATAGAGCTTCTCTAGTCCTTTTAAGAATATACTAAGGAAGTTTGCAATTTCATGCTCTTTGTATTCATCGGCCTCCTTTATAGCCCTATTAATACTATAGATGCTTATCTTATCGCTTAAAGCATTTATAGCCTGATTAGGTAAGTTATGGGCCTCATCGAATATTACAATCAGATCAGAATAATCGAAATCAAAATATGCCATGAAGTTCTCTCTAATCCCAGGATTAATCATGTAGAGATAACTAGCCACTATCACATCGGCTTTAAGGGCTATTTTTCGAGTAAGTTCATATGGACAAAAATCAAGCATTTTTGAATGAGTTAACACAGTTATAGGTTCTGCCGGCCTTTCCACGAAATATTGAATGAGTTCATCAAATTCCTCCTTCTTCTTTCTTAAATTTTCAAAAAACTCGCACTTTCCAAGTTTTTTAAGGTTTTTACAAACAATCATTGCATTATACGCATCTGGAGCAAAGTTCTGGATATATTGATGGAGACATAACTCTTTTCTACTTCTAAATTCAACTCCGCCAACATGGGTTTTCTTACTTATCGCTTTGAGTTCCTCAATTACCCTGTCCATTTGCTTATGGGTCCTTGCAAGGTAAATAATCTTATACCCCATCTCCTTGGCATACGGGAGGGCTCCAGCTAACACACTTATCGTTTTTCCAAACCCCGTAGGGGCCTCAATAACTAGGTTCTCCCCATTTCTAACAGCATTATCCACTAATTCAATAAACTTTTTCTGATTTGGCCTTAGAGAGGTGTAAGGGAAATATTCGCTCATCTTCACTCATCAAAAAGGTTATTAATGAGGGTTTTTAACTTTTCCTAAAGCATCAAAGAGGGTCTAAAATGGAAGAATATCAAAGAAAGTTATTAGAAGCGGTGATTGAAGGAGGCATTCTCATGATTCTCGCTTACCTTTTTTACTACCAGAACTATCTCCTGTATACATGGTACCGTGGATTGCCACTACCCTCAAGGATACCATTCATAATAGCTGGTATTTTAACCGGAGTTGCATACCTCCTTTACAAACTTTATAAAATATATCCAGAGATCCAAAAACATAAAATTGCCAAAGTTCTAAGAGAAGAAAAAATAGAGGGAATTTAAATTAAATTTCGAGCTCGTGTATGTGCTCAAGGATTTTTACCATCAGCTTAACACTTGCATCAACATCTCTCTCGTCAACAACTTCTGTATTTGAGTGGATATACCTTGAAGGAACGCTTATTGCTCCTGTTGGAACACCTGCTTTGTTGAGGTGTATTGCTCCAGCATCAGTTCCTCCGCCGAGAAGAATATCCCACTGGTATGGAATCTCGTATTTCTTGGCTAGTTCTTCCATCCACTTGACTATTGTTGGGTGGCATATCACAGAGCGATCCATGATTTTTATTGCAGTGCCTTTTCCTAATTGGGTCACTTGCTTGTGCTCTGGTGTTCCAGGAACATCAGCAGCAATTGTAACATCTATAGCAAATCCATAATCTGGCTCAATTCCAAAAGCACTAGTTTTTGCACCTCTAAGGCCTACTTCCTCTTGTACTGTAGCAACGAAATAAATATCTGCGTTGGTTTCTTTAAGCCGTCTTGCAGTTTCAACAAGAGTATAAACAGCTATTCTATCATCAAAAGCAATGCTAACAAAGCGGTGGTTACCGAGTTTCTCCAAGCGACCATCCCAAGTAATTATTGTGCCGATTTTAACACCCATCTCCTCAGCTTCTTCCTTGCTCTCTGCGCCTACATCTATGAAAATTTGATCCCAATCTGGAGCTTTCTTTCTCTCCTCTGGTTTTTGAATGTGAGGCGGAACACTTCCACCCACGCCATAAATAAACTTGCCTTTGTCAACCCAAACCTTGAAACGTTGGGCAATTAAAGTTCTAGGATCAATCCCACCGATAGGTGCGACCCTCAAGAATCCGTTTTTCTCAATATGGGTGACCATGAGACCAATTTGGTCCATGTGACCAGCGAGCATAACTTTCGGACCATCGCCTTTCTTGTGAGCAATAACGTTTCCAAGCTTGTCTACTTTAACTTCATCCACATAATCTTTGAAAGCTTCAATTATGACGTCCTTAACTCCCATAAATTCATAACCTGTAACTCCCGGAGCCTCAACTATCTTCTTCAGAAGTTCATAGTCCACCATTGGTACCACCTCGTTTAGATATTCATCGTAATGTAGTATGAAGTATATTTAAGGTTTTAGGTGCGGGATGAAAAGGAGACATCCACTATGCTTTTATGGAATTTATATGTGACAGTACGTACTGACCTCCTCCCCGCCCTAAAGAGCGAGGCTTGAAGGGAGTCAAAAATGTATAAGTTTAAATTAGCCCAAAACACAGTATATCTCATGCTGTTAAAGCTTCCAATAATTGAATGCACTTTCATAAAAAGACTTAATCGGTTTGTTGGCCTAGTGGAAGTAAATGGAGAAATTAAAAAAGCTTTAATAACAAACACTGGGCGTTTAGAGGAGTTTATGGTAGAAGGAAGAAAGGCATTTTGTGTTCCAAAACAAGGCGGAAAAACAGATTTCATCTTAATTGGATTCCTAGAAAAGAATGGAAGGGGAGCAATCATAGACACAAGAACCCAGGCAAAGGCCTTTGAGAGAGCTGTGGAACTAGGGTTAATTCCCTGGCTTAAGAGATGCAGAATAAAACGAAAAGAGGTCAAAATAGGCAACTCAAGGTTAGACTATCTTTTAGAATGCAATGGAGAGGAAGTGTGGGTTGAGATGAAAAGCGCAGTTTTGAGAGATGGAGAATACGCCATGTACCCCGACTGTCCAAGTATTAGAGGACAAAAACACATAAAAGAGCTCATAAATCTTAAAGATAGCGGAAAAAGGGCAATGATAGTTTTTATCGGGGCCTTACCAGGAGTTAAGAAATTTAAGCCGTATGAAAAAGGCGACCCAAAAATTGCCGAACTTTTAAAAGAAGCAAAAGAGAAAGGTGTTGAAATTAGAGGGATTTCTATAAGCCTCCTTCCCAATGGAGAAATTATCTTGGAGTACAATAACCTAGAAATAGAAGTTTAGCCCAAACACTTTTATAACGCTTGACCAATAAAACTCTGGGGGTAACACCCCGTGGAGGTGTCAGGAATGACTATTGTTGATGTTAGAATTTTGGTTGAAGGAGCAAGTGATGTAGAGGTAGTAAGTAAAGCTCTCCAAGGGCTAGCTCTTGGGAGTGAGTACAATATAACAATTTCTGCTATAATACCTACTACAAACTTAGAGATAGCTAAGAGTGCTGCAGCTGGGGCAGATTTACTGATAATAGCTACAGATGCAGATAGGGTCGGAAGAGAACTTGCAGAAAGAATGTTCAGAGAGCTGGGTGAGCTAGTTGGTCAAGTGGAAAGAATGAAAATCCCAATGGGGCATGACTTGGAACACATAGATGTCGAACTTGTTAGAAAAGAGCTCAAAAACACTCTTGTTAGAGCGGGCCTAAAGAGCCTCCAAGTTTTGCCCGAGTACGTAGCCCTAAGAAATCAACTATTTGACCTAAAAGGGAAATACGAAATGTTAAACCAAGAAAACGAAGAACTTAAACGGAATTATCAAGAACTCGAGCAAAAATATGGAGAGCTCCTAGAAGAATATAGTCAGATTTTGGAAGAAAACAATAGGCTTAAAGAGTCCCTAAAGAAAAGAGCCAATGTTTTCAGATTAGCCGAAATCTGGGAAGAACTCTTTGGTGAAGCAACACCTCCTGAAGAGAAATTCATTGCAGAGGCTGTAGAAAAGTTGAACCTTGGAGGAAAGATAATCGTTGGCCAAGGCTACATATACTCGGAAGACGAGGACCTCATAGTTGAACTTCTCAGAATCGTTCATCTAAGCATAAGTATGGCCCAAGCACAAAAGGAAGAACCCCAAGTAGAAGAAAAAACCCCCGAAGAAATCGAGGAACCAGAGGCAAGATTTGAGGACTTTTAATCTTTTAATAATTTATTTTCGTGATCCTTATGGACGATGGAATAGAAGAGTTTAAAACATACCTCGAACTCGAGGGGAAAAGTCCCCAAACAGTTAGAATGTACACCTATTACGTAGAGAGATTTTTAAAAGATGTTAAAAATCCCAATTATCGTTCTGCACTTCGTTTTCTTGCCAAATTAAAGAAAGAAGGATACTCCAATAAAAGTCTCAATCTCGTTGTTCAGGCTTTAAAATCATATCTCAGATTTGAAGGTCTTGATGAAGACGCCGAGAGACTAAAATCACCAAAAGTCCCAAGAAACTTACCTAAGAGCTTAACAAGAGAAGAAGTTAGAAGACTCCTAGACGCAGTACCTCCAACAAAAAAACGAGACCGACTTATAATCCTATTGCTCTACGGCACGGGCCTCAGAGTCAGTGAGATATGCAATCTTAAAATAGAGGATATAGACTTTAACAGAGGTATCCTAATCGTGAAAGGAGGAAAAGGTGCAAAAGATAGGATAGTACCACTAGCAGACCCACTTCTTGAAG includes:
- a CDS encoding M42 family metallopeptidase is translated as MVDYELLKKIVEAPGVTGYEFMGVKDVIIEAFKDYVDEVKVDKLGNVIAHKKGDGPKVMLAGHMDQIGLMVTHIEKNGFLRVAPIGGIDPRTLIAQRFKVWVDKGKFIYGVGGSVPPHIQKPEERKKAPDWDQIFIDVGAESKEEAEEMGVKIGTIITWDGRLEKLGNHRFVSIAFDDRIAVYTLVETARRLKETNADIYFVATVQEEVGLRGAKTSAFGIEPDYGFAIDVTIAADVPGTPEHKQVTQLGKGTAIKIMDRSVICHPTIVKWMEELAKKYEIPYQWDILLGGGTDAGAIHLNKAGVPTGAISVPSRYIHSNTEVVDERDVDASVKLMVKILEHIHELEI
- a CDS encoding toprim domain-containing protein, with the protein product MTIVDVRILVEGASDVEVVSKALQGLALGSEYNITISAIIPTTNLEIAKSAAAGADLLIIATDADRVGRELAERMFRELGELVGQVERMKIPMGHDLEHIDVELVRKELKNTLVRAGLKSLQVLPEYVALRNQLFDLKGKYEMLNQENEELKRNYQELEQKYGELLEEYSQILEENNRLKESLKKRANVFRLAEIWEELFGEATPPEEKFIAEAVEKLNLGGKIIVGQGYIYSEDEDLIVELLRIVHLSISMAQAQKEEPQVEEKTPEEIEEPEARFEDF
- the xerA gene encoding site-specific tyrosine recombinase/integron integrase encodes the protein MDDGIEEFKTYLELEGKSPQTVRMYTYYVERFLKDVKNPNYRSALRFLAKLKKEGYSNKSLNLVVQALKSYLRFEGLDEDAERLKSPKVPRNLPKSLTREEVRRLLDAVPPTKKRDRLIILLLYGTGLRVSEICNLKIEDIDFNRGILIVKGGKGAKDRIVPLADPLLEEVRGYLKTRRDGSEYLFVEIRREKKDKISPKTVWYLLKKYGDKAGVKVTPHMLRHSFATHMLEKGIDIRVIQEILGHSNLSTTQIYTKVTVEHLKKAQEKAKLIDELIGE
- a CDS encoding helicase C-terminal domain-containing protein, with protein sequence MSEYFPYTSLRPNQKKFIELVDNAVRNGENLVIEAPTGFGKTISVLAGALPYAKEMGYKIIYLARTHKQMDRVIEELKAISKKTHVGGVEFRSRKELCLHQYIQNFAPDAYNAMIVCKNLKKLGKCEFFENLRKKKEEFDELIQYFVERPAEPITVLTHSKMLDFCPYELTRKIALKADVIVASYLYMINPGIRENFMAYFDFDYSDLIVIFDEAHNLPNQAINALSDKISIYSINRAIKEADEYKEHEIANFLSIFLKGLEKLYQEKLKDMKVDEVPIIPESIFYHVFDVLRINEKQLVRILDQMVKAGDAIREDKIERNLPPRSYVGRVGEFLLLWFALIGKEDYLFLMSRDKGFSLELVALDPSKALNFVKNVQSAIFMSGTLAPLEAFADVMGIKGKLKKFPRMVKRENAIVLVAKDVSTRGDERSLELYKKMAKYIVEAVKLIPKNVGVFTASYEVLEGLLSANADIQIQEATGKKVFIEKKGGSSKENDLLVMAFKEESKKEGAVLLGVMGGRNSEGQDYSGDEMNGVILVGIPYARPTPRVQAQIRYFESKFPKKGRYYGYVLPAHRKLVQAAGRVHRSEEERGAVIVLDYRLLWGSVKKDLPDWMKETLKPVTLSSMKRHLIDFYRGNKIEIKEKSVK
- the sfsA gene encoding DNA/RNA nuclease SfsA encodes the protein MLLKLPIIECTFIKRLNRFVGLVEVNGEIKKALITNTGRLEEFMVEGRKAFCVPKQGGKTDFILIGFLEKNGRGAIIDTRTQAKAFERAVELGLIPWLKRCRIKRKEVKIGNSRLDYLLECNGEEVWVEMKSAVLRDGEYAMYPDCPSIRGQKHIKELINLKDSGKRAMIVFIGALPGVKKFKPYEKGDPKIAELLKEAKEKGVEIRGISISLLPNGEIILEYNNLEIEV